One stretch of Arachis hypogaea cultivar Tifrunner chromosome 20, arahy.Tifrunner.gnm2.J5K5, whole genome shotgun sequence DNA includes these proteins:
- the LOC112785179 gene encoding mitotic spindle checkpoint protein MAD2: MAARTVTKDIITLRGSAAIVSEFFGYAANSILYNRGVYPEESFVKVKKYGLPMLLTEDEGVKSFIANLTAQLSEWLEAGKLQRIVLVIMSKATGEVLERWNFSIETDSEVVEKGVSREKSDKEIMREIQAIMRQIASSITYLPCLDEPCVFDVLAYTDKDLAVPFTWIESDPKLIANPQMVKLHSFDTKIHKVDTLVSYKNDEWDE, translated from the exons ATGGCCGCAAGAACGGTTACCAAAGACATAATCACCCTACGTGGTTCTGCAGCAATTGTTAGCGAGTTCTTCG gATATGCTGCTAACAG CATCCTTTACAACCGAGGAGTGTATCCAGAAGAAAGCTTTGTGAAGGTGAAGAAATACGGTCTCCCAATGTTGCTTACTGAAGATGAGGGTGTTAAATCTTTTATAGCCAATTTAACTGCTCAGCTTTCTG AATGGCTTGAAGCTGGAAAGTTGCAGAGGATTGTCCTTGTTATAATGAGCAAGGCCACCGGTGAAGTCCTTGAAAGGTGGAACTTCAGCATTGAGACCGATAGCGAGGTTGTGGAGAAGGG TGTATCAAGGGAAAAGAGTGACAAAGAAATCAtgagagagatacaagcaattatgAGGCAGATTGCTTCAAGCATCACCTATTTGCCTTGCCTGGATGAACCTT GTGTTTTTGATGTGTTAGCATACACTGACAAGGATCTTGCAGTCCCATTCACTTGGATTGAGAGTGATCCAAAACTTATTGCGAATCCACAAATGGTGAAGTTGCATTCCTTTGACACCAAG ATTCACAAGGTTGATACACTTGTATCTTACAAGAACGATGAATGGGATGAGTAG
- the LOC112783693 gene encoding large ribosomal subunit protein bL12c: MKLPLLSSIQSTGVANTQHIKSNYTVITITISSLPRGPRDSYPILFLFLLHLLTSFHSSHSSPSIFQFQKPFNFNNTMATTISTLTLRFPSSSSPSYPTPSSYPALTKPSVHFRFHNNHRSLSHRTTHLRPLAAVAVPENIEELGTKISGLTLEEAKVLVDYLQDKLGVSAASFAPAAVVAAPGAAGAAEAPAAVEEKTEFDVVIEEVPSNARIAVIKAVRGLTTLALKEAKELIEGLPKKFKEGVSKDEADEAKKQLEEAGAKVSIA, translated from the coding sequence ATGAAATTACCACTTCTATCCTCGATTCAGTCAACTGGTGTTGCTAATACCCAACACATAAAGAGTAATTACACAGTCATTACAATTACAATTTCAAGCCTTCCAAGAGGCCCGAGAGACTCTTATCCtatcctctttctttttcttcttcatcttctaactTCGTTTCACTCGTCACACTCTTCACCCTCAATTTTCCAATTTCAGAAACCCTTCAATTTCAATAACACAATGGCAACTACAATTTCAACTCTCACCCTTCGTTTCCCTTCATCCTCTTCCCCCTCTTATCCTACACCCTCCTCTTATCCTGCGCTCACGAAACCTTCCGTCCACTTCCGTTTCCACAACAACCACCGCTCGCTCTCCCACCGCACCACTCACCTCCGCCCCCTAGCCGCCGTCGCCGTACCTGAGAACATCGAGGAGCTTGGCACCAAGATCTCCGGCCTCACCCTGGAAGAGGCCAAGGTCCTCGTCGACTACCTCCAGGACAAGCTCGGCGTCTCCGCCGCGTCCTTCGCCCCCGCTGCTGTCGTTGCCGCACCTGGAGCAGCCGGCGCCGCCGAGGCACCCGCAGCGGTGGAGGAGAAGACGGAGTTCGACGTTGTGATCGAAGAGGTTCCGAGCAACGCGAGAATCGCTGTTATTAAGGCTGTGAGAGGATTGACAACCCTTGCGCTGAAGGAAGCGAAGGAATTGATCGAAGGTTTGCCGAAGAAGTTCAAGGAAGGGGTTTCGAAGGATGAAGCTGATGAAGCAAAGAAGCAGCTTGAAGAAGCTGGTGCCAAAGTTTCCATTGCTTAG
- the LOC140182965 gene encoding uncharacterized protein, whose protein sequence is MTWAIELSQYDLSYEPRHAIKVQEMADFLVEVTGNPTEVADTRWKFHVDGASNQMSGGAGIILESPAGVIYEQSVKFEFPVSNNQAEYEALLGGLVLAREVGATRLEVCSDSQVVTAQVNGSYQARDSLLQKYLERVKELSKQFEEVAVQHVLRERNTRADLLSKLASTKPGTGNRSLIQGITKEPAVALH, encoded by the coding sequence atgacctgggccatcgaaTTGTCCCAATACGACTTAAGCTATGAACCCCGACATGCGATCAAGGTGCAAGAAATGGCAGACTTCCTGGTGGAAGTAACCGGGAACCCAACCGAAGTCGCGGACACACGGTGGAAGTTCCATgtagacggagcctccaaccagatGTCTGGGGGCGCCGGGATCATCCTAGAAAGCCCGGCCGGAGTCATCTACGAACAATCAGTTAAGTTCGAGTTCCCCgtatcaaacaaccaagcagaatacgaagccctccTGGGGGGCTTGGTTCTAGCTCGGGAAGTCGGGGCAACGAGGTTGGAAGTGTGCAGCGACTCGCAAGTCGTCACCGCGCaggtaaatggaagctaccaagccagagactcGCTGTTGCAGAAATACTTAGAAAGGGTCAAGGAACTGAGCAAACAATTTGAGGAGGTCGCGGTCCAACACGTCCTAagggaaaggaacacacgggcagacctctTATCCAAGCTGGCAAGCACAAAACCTGGAACCGGCAACCGCTCCCTCATTCAAGGCATCACGAAAGAGCCGGCAGTTGCCCTACACTGA